Proteins encoded together in one Ipomoea triloba cultivar NCNSP0323 chromosome 4, ASM357664v1 window:
- the LOC116016399 gene encoding uncharacterized protein LOC116016399 — protein sequence MSEPPKVRLVRCPKCENLLPEVTDFSVYQCGGCGAVLRAKNENGELETFSDKSDEERAVGVSEKFEKVMNLSDGSENDVKSNASSSCSIDDERRGILRDSVENYRSNLTSKSDKWVLEDDDDAELCEIIDEHSQEKIVEQLQKFVPECESESENGLPNLEEIPNWRSGETSKAAEAFHRRRRVDDMEMYETGDEQSQERTMKQFQNSTVQYANEMNLQRPVRIPDWRSGEARNAEVSQRGRRIGIGIDGSMYAVSNNSADASSSYQVGSSYGYQPPLRSGNSEESSSSGFAKAEYSEDERAELLRKLDELKEQLTRPCEVIDNPKDKFPLDRKIINQDPYGDSHDWFPDGSSRVVNRGSMHYPVSNQAATRPPLPNHYQEPSLVLGGHGFYPPGHTSSHPQLFGDPLRSQRLRTDPYQTIPGQFQQHPSHPHIAGHYPNNEIIDHLQPYAPHVNRHHPSCICFHCYKTNQNLVQALPTAFGDGRFSNVPGNPIFYHHENPGRFGPQDYDPRIPSALPMKTQNPQSQRRWPGDLNSDVGVLVRRRPPGLQPPSSGHRCRPVAGGAPFLTCHNCLELLHLPKRAFLGDRKQRKMKCGACSSIMVFAVANKRLISVREQVKKNGEMFTTDDNLTQESSYSHGHINQPSTIFSSEDFDNSRYDFHAMDEEHRSLSAGQASSVKSMEVRSHRSKSSSMSAEEGNLVASAATAINSNPVELPMKDKVSPPPAGSPLQDHFDYSTKYNTANRFENGNLSGRSSPDKMMLKKNSSRQTSMKDVSVATEMDISSNEYANTGSSLESGESSKGDRLNSNKTTESFFAGIAKRSFKSKHVAGEERSNVTVNGHLIPDQLIKKAERVAGKINPGHYWYDFRAGFWGVMGGPCLGIVPPFIEEFNYPMPENCAGGNTGVFVNGRELHNKDLQLLCSRGLSSERDRSYIVEISGRVLDEDTGEELDSLGKLAPTVERMKRGFGMKVPKRAA from the exons ATGTCTGAGCCTCCAAAAGTTCGACTTGTTCGTTGCCCCAAGTGCGAAAATTTGCTTCCGGAGGTCACTGATTTCTCTGTTTACCAGTGTGGTGGATGTGGTGCTGTTTTACGAG CTAAGAATGAAAATGGAGAGTTGGAGACATTTTCTGACAAGTCTGATGAAGAAAGGGCAGTAGGGGTTTCTGAGAAATTTGAGAAAGTGATGAACTTGAGTGATGGTTCTGAGAATGATGTGAAGTCAAATGCTAGTAGTTCTTGTAGCATAGATGATGAGAGGAGGGGGATTTTGCGTGATAGCGTTGAAAATTACAGGTCTAATCTGACAAGTAAGTCTGATAAATGGGTGctagaggatgatgatgatgcagagTTGTGTGAGATTATAGATGAACATAGTCAAGAAAAAATTGTGGAACAGCTTCAGAAGTTCGTTCCTGAATGTGAAAGTGAAAGTGAAAATGGGTTGCCAAATCTGGAAGAAATCCCGAATTGGAGAAGTGGGGAGACTAGTAAGGCAGCAGAGGCTTTCCATAGACGCCGAAGAGTTGATGATATGGAGATGTATGAGACAGGTGATGAGCAAAGTCAAGAAAGAACTATGAAACAGTTTCAGAATTCCACCGTCCAATATGCAAATGAAATGAATTTGCAAAGACCAGTTCGTATTCCAGATTGGAGAAGTGGGGAGGCAAGGAATGCAGAGGTTTCCCAGAGAGGCCGAAGAATTGGTATTGGTATTGATGGTTCGATGTATGCAGTTTCAAATAATTCAGCAGATGCTTCATCCAGTTACCAGGTGGGGTCTAGTTATGGGTATCAACCGCCACTGAGGAGTGGGAACAGTGAGGAAAGTTCTTCTAGTGGGTTTGCTAAGGCCGAGTATAGTGAAGATGAAAGAGCTGAGCTCTTGAGAAAGTTGGATGAGCTGAAGGAGCAATTGACTCGACCTTGTGAAGTGATTGATAATCCAAAGGATAAGTTCCCTCTCGATAGGAAGATTATTAATCAGGATCCCTATGGTGATTCCCATGATTGGTTTCCTGATGGCTCTTCGAGGGTCGTTAATAGAGGCTCAATGCATTATCCTGTTTCTAATCAAGCTGCCACAAGACCTCCTCTCCCGAATCACTATCAAGAGCCATCTCTTGTCTTGGGTGGCCATGGTTTTTATCCACCCGGGCATACTTCAAGTCATCCACAACTATTTGGGGACCCTCTTAGGTCCCAAAGGCTAAGGACAGATCCGTATCAAACCATCCCTGGTCAGTTCCAGCAGCACCCATCTCATCCCCATATTGCTGGCCATTACCCTAATAATGAGATTATTGATCACCTTCAACCTTATGCACCTCATGTAAATCGTCATCATCCATCCTGCATTTGCTTCCATTGctataaaacaaatcaaaacctCGTCCAGGCTCTTCCAACTGCCTTTGGTGATGGCAGGTTCTCTAATGTCCCCGGGAATCCCATTTTTTATCACCATGAAAATCCAGGCAGATTTGGTCCACAGGATTATGATCCTAGAATTCCCAGCGCTCTCCCTATGAAGACACAAAATCCTCAATCACAGAGAAGATGGCCTGGTGACTTAAATTCTGATGTGGGTGTTCTAGTTCGTCGACGACCTCCTGGGTTGCAGCCACCTTCAAGTGGACACCGTTGCCGCCCCGTAGCTGGCGGTGCACCATTCTTGACATGCCACAATTGTTTGGAGTTGCTTCATTTGCCTAAGAGAGCTTTTCTTGGGGATagaaaacaaaggaaaatgAAATGTGGGGCATGCTCTAGTATTATGGTTTTTGCAGTTGCTAACAAGAGACTCATTTCTGTTCGTGAACAAGTGAAGAAAAATGGTGAGATGTTTACCACGGATGATAATTTGACACAGGAAAGTAGTTACTCCCATGGTCACATAAACCAACCCAGTACGATTTTTTCCTCTGAAGATTTTGACAATTCCAGATACGATTTCCATGCAATGGATGAAGAGCACAGATCGCTTTCAGCAGGGCAGGCAAGTTCTGTCAAGTCCATGGAGGTGAGGAGCCATCGTTCTAAATCTTCCTCAATGTCAGCAGAGGAGGGCAACCTTGTTGCCTCGGCTGCTACAGCAATAAATTCCAACCCTGTTGAGTTGCCCATGAAGGACAAAGTGTCTCCACCACCTGCAGGATCACCATTGCAGGATCATTTTGATTACTCAACTAAGTATAACACTGCAAACCGCTTTGAAAATGGAAACCTAAGCGGGCGATCAAGCCCAGATAAAATGATGTTAAAGAAGAATTCTTCACGTCAAACTTCCATGAAGGATGTATCAGTGGCAACTGAGATGGATATATCATCCAATGAGTATGCTAACACTGGGTCATCTTTAGAGTCAGGTGAATCAAGCAAAGGAGATCGGCTAAATTCCAATAAAACCACTGAATCATTTTTTGCTGGCATTGCAAAGAGAAGCTTTAAATCCAAGCATGTTGCTGGTGAGGAAAGGAGCAATGTTACAGTGAATGGGCATCTTATACCGGATCAGCTTATTAAAAAAGCTGAAAGGGTAGCTGGAAAAATAAACCCTGGACATTACTG GTATGACTTCCGGGCTGGATTTTGGGGAGTGATGGGAGGTCCTTGCCTAGGCATAGTTCCG CCATTTATTGAAGAATTTAACTATCCCATGCCTGAAAATTGTGCTGGTGGAAACACTGGTGTGTTTGTGAATGGGAGAGAGCTTCATAACAAAGATCTGCAATTACTATGCAGCAGAGGGCTCTCATCTGAGAGAGATAGATCTTATATCGTTGAAATTTCGGGCAGAGTCCTTGACGAGGATACTGGTGAAGAGCTAGATAGCCTGGGCAAACTTGCTCCAAC AGTTGAGAGAATGAAGCGTGGATTTGGCATGAAAGTTCCAAAGAGAGCAGCATGA
- the LOC116017638 gene encoding mitochondrial adenine nucleotide transporter ADNT1-like gives MASEEVKTGESAVEKIVNLAEEAKLAREEIKPTSHALLSISKSLVAGGVAGGVSRTAVAPLERLKILLQVQNPHNIKYNGTVQGLKYIWKTEGFRGLFKGNGTNCARIVPNSAVKFFSYEQASKGILWLYREQTGNEDAQLTPLLRLGAGACAGIIAMSATYPMDMVRGRITVQTENSPYQYRGMFHALSTVLRNEGPRALYKGWLPSVIGVIPYVGLNFAVYESLKDWLIKSKPLGLVEDSELSVVTRLACGAAAGTIGQTVAYPLDVIRRRMQMVGWKDGASIVTGEGKSKAPLEYTGMIDAFRKTVRYEGVRALYKGLVPNSVKVVPSIAIAFVTYEQVKDILGVEIRISD, from the exons ATGGCTTCTGAGGAGGTGAAGACGGGTGAGTCGGCTGTGGAGAAGATTGTGAACCTTGCCGAGGAGGCGAAGCTCGCAAGAGAAGAAATTAAGCCTACAAGCCATGCGCTTCTCAGTATATCCAAGTCTCTCGTTGCTGGAGGTGTTGCCGGCGGCGT GTCACGAACAGCTGTTGCTCCTTTAGAGCGTTTAAAGATATTACTACAG GTACAAAATCCgcataatataaaatacaatggTACAGTTCAAGGCCTGAAGTATATCTGGAAAACTGAAGGCTTCAGAGGATTATTCAAAGGCAATGGCACCAATTGTGCCCGAATTGTCCCAAACTCAGCTGTCAAGTTCTTCAGCTATGAGCAAGCCTCCAA GGGTATATTATGGCTATATCGTGAGCAAACTGGCAATG AGGATGCTCAGCTCACTCCTCTGTTGCGTCTTGGTGCTGGAGCTTGTGCTGGCATAATTGCCATGTCTGCAACATACCCAATGGACATGGTCCGAGGCCGAATTACTGTACAA ACAGAAAATTCTCCTTATCAGTACAGGGGAATGTTTCATGCATTGTCAACCGTGCTTCGGAATGAAGGTCCTAGGGCTTTATATAAAGGATGGCTTCCTTCGGTCATAGGAGTT ATTCCTTATGTGGGTCTGAACTTTGCTGTTTATGAATCTTTAAAAGATTGGTTGATAAAATCTAAACCTCTTGGGCTGGTCGAAGATTCTGAACTGAGTGTTGTTACAAGGCTGGCGTGCGGTGCTGCTGCGGGGACTATTGGCCAAACTGTTGCTTATCCACTCGATGTCATCCGCAGAAGAATGCAGATGGTGGGATGGAAAGACGGTGCTTCTATTGTCACTGGTGAAGGGAAGAGTAAAGCTCCCCTTGAATATACCGGCATGATTGATGCCTTCAGGAAAACTGTTCGTTATGAGGGTGTCAGAGCACTGTACAAGGGTCTGGTCCCCAACTCTGTGAAG GTCGTCCCTTCAATCGCCATTGCTTTCGTGACATATGAGCAAGTGAAAGACATATTGGGGGTGGAGATCAGAATCTCAGACTGA